The Lepus europaeus isolate LE1 chromosome 21, mLepTim1.pri, whole genome shotgun sequence genome has a window encoding:
- the ZC3H7A gene encoding zinc finger CCCH domain-containing protein 7A isoform X1 → MSSVSEERRKRQQNIKEGLQFIQSPLSYPGTQEQYAVYLRALVRNLFNEGNDVYRERDWKSSISQYTEALNIANYAKSEEILIPKEIIEKLHVNRIACYSNMGFHDQVLEDCDAVLSLNASNCKALYRKSKALSDLGRYREAYDAVAKCSLAVPQDEHVIKLTQELAQKLGFKIRKAYVRAEVSLKSGPGDGTTKALNYSVEDIEADLVPPRHEAVAPVSLPASSFPHDVGSELASVAVTPLASLLPLQGEESALPSAVLANGGRAPFAAQDMFSDDADMILGDEIDDLLDSAPEASESMMPPALVRGPLPTASVTPSLPFSASLLGTLPIGARYAPPLSFSELYPPLTSSLEDFCSSLNSFSVSESKRDLSTSTSREGTTLNNSNSSLLLMNGPGSLFASESFLGISSQPRNDFGNIFASAVTKPSSSVTPRHPLEGTHDLRQACQICFVKSGPKLMDFTYHANIDHKCKKDVLIGRIKNVEDKSWKKIRPRPTKTNYEGPYYICKDVAAEEECRYSGHCTFAYCQEEIDVWTLERKGAFSREAFFGGNGKISLTVFKLLQEHLGEFMFLCEKCFDHKPRMISKRNKDNSTSCSHPVTKHEFEDNKCLVHILRETTVKYSKIRSFHSQCQLDLCRHEVRYGCLREDECFYAHSLVELKVWIMQSETGISHDAIAQESTQYWRNVAANVPGAQVLGSQAMPESLNMKIKFVCAQCLRNGQVIEPDKNRKYCSAKARHSWTKDRRAMRVMSIEHKKWRNIRPLPTKKQMPVQFDLCNHIASGRKCQYDGNCSFAHSPEEREVWTYMKENGIQDMEQFYELWLRSQKDDRSDDVASQSNKENGKQIHMPTDYAEVTVDFHCWMCGKNCNSEKQWQGHISSEKHKEKVFHTEDDQYCWQHRFPTGYFSICERYMNGSCTEGNSCKFAHGNAELHEWEERRNVLKMKLNKARKDHLIAPNDNDFGKYSFLFKDLN, encoded by the exons ATGTCCAGTGTGTCCGAGGAGAGACGAAAAAGGCAGCAAAACATTAAGGAAGGCCTGCAGTTCATACA GTCGCCGCTGTCGTACCCAGGAACGCAGGAACAGTATGCG GTATATCTGCGTGCTCTTGTGAGAAATCTTTTTAATGAAGGAAATGATGTTTATCGGGAGCGTGATTGGAAAAGCTCAATAAGCCAGTACACAGAAGCTTTGAATATAGCTAATTATGCAAAGTCTGAAGAAATTTTAATCCCTAAGGAAATCATTGAAAAACTGCATGTAAACCGTATTGCCTGCTATTCTAATATG GGTTTCCACGATCAAGTGTTAGAAGACTGTGATGCAGTCCTCAGTTTAAATGCCAGTAACTGCAAAGCTCTGTATCGGAAATCGAAGGCTTTGAGTGACTTGGGACGATACAGAGAAGCCTACGATGCTGTAGCAAAGTGCTCCCTCGCGGTGCCACAG GATGAACATGTGATAAAGTTAACtcaggagctggctcagaaattgggatttaaaataagaaaagcataTGTTAGAGCTGAG GTCTCATTAAAATCGGGTCCTGGGGATGGGACTACCAAG GCTTTGAATTATTCTGTGGAAGATATTGAAGCAG ATTTGGTCCCTCCGAGGCACGAGGCCGTCGCTCCCGTCTCTTTACCGGCATCCAGTTTTCCTCATGACGTTGGCAGTGAGCTGGCCTCGGTTGCTGTGACGCCCCTGGCTTCTCTGTTGCCGCTGCAAGGGGAAGAGAGTGCCCTGCCCTCCGCAGTGCTGGCCAACGGGGGGAGGGCGCCCTTCGCTGCACAGGACATGTTTTCAGATGATGCAGACATGATCCTTGGAGATGAAATTGATGACCTCCTGGATTCTGCCCCTGAAGCCAGTGAGAGCATGATG cctccagccttAGTGAGAGGACCCCTTCCGACAGCCAGCGTCACCCCTAGCTTGCCCTTTTCGGCATCTCTGTTAGGAACCTTACCCATTGGGGCGAGGTACGCTCCTCCACTCTCCTTTTCAGAACTGTATCCGCCTTTGACCTCATCCCTAGAAGATTTCTGTTcttctttaaattcattttcagtgAGTGAATCCAAAAGAG atctGTCCACCTCAACTTCTAGAGAGGGAACAACGCTTAACAACAGTAATTCTTCCCTTTTACTT ATGAATGGACCAGGTAGTTTATTTGCTTCTGAGAGTTTCCTGGGCATCTCAAGTCAGCCTAGAAATGACTTTGGAAACATTTTCGCAAGTGCAGTTACTAAGCCATCGTCATCAGTGACTCCGAGACATCCCCTGGAAGGAACCCATGACTTGAGACAAGCTTGCCAGATCTGTTTTGTAAAATCAG GCCCTAAGTTAATGGATTTCACTTACCATGCTAATATCGATCATAAGTGTAAGAAAGACGTTTTAATTGGTAGGATAAAGAATGTGGAAGATAAATCATGGAAAAAAATACGCCCAAGACCAACTAAAACAAATTACGAAGGACCATATTACATATGTAAAG ATGTTGCTGCTGAGGAGGAGTGTCGGTACTCTGGCCACTGCACTTTCGCCTACTGCCAGGAGGAGATAGATGTGTGGACGCTGGAGCGCAAGGGGGCCTTCAGTCGCGAGGCTTTCTTCGGTGGCAATGGAAAGATCAGCCTGACTGTGTTCAAACTTCTCCAGGAGCATCTCGGAGAGTTTATGTTCCTTTGTGAG aaatgttttgacCATAAACCTAGAATgataagtaaaagaaataaagataattcTACTTCCTGTTCTCACCCAGTTACAAAGCATGAGTTTGAAGACAATAA gtGCCTTGTCCACATTTTGCGAGAAACAACAGTAAAATACTCAAAAATACGTTCTTTTCATAGTCAGTGTCAGCTTGATTTATGTCGACACGAGGTCCGCTACGGCTGTTTAAGGGAAGATGAATGTTTTTATGCCCATAGTCTTGTGGAATTGAAAGTGTGGATAATGCAGAGTGAGACAG GTATCTCACATGATGCCATCGCTCAAGAGTCTACGCAATATTGGCGAAACGTGGCAGCAAATGTTCCTGGAGCGCAG gtACTTGGCAGTCAAGCAATGCCTGAGTCTCTTAATATGAAGATAAAATTTGTGTGTGCTCAATGTCTGAGAAATGGTCAAGTCATTGAaccagacaaaaacagaaaatattgtaGTGCAAAAGCAAGGCATTC GTGGACCAAAGATCGCCGTGCGATGAGAGTGATGTCTATTGAACATAAGAAGTGGAGGAACATCCGTCCTCTCCCCACAAAGAAACAAATGCCTGTACAGTTTGAT ctATGCAACCATATTGCTTCTGGGAGAAAATGTCAGTATGATGGGAACTGTTCCTTTGCCCACAGCCCCGAGGAGCGAGAAGTGTGGACCTACATGAAGGAGAATGGCA TACAAGATATGGAGCAGTTTTACGAGCTGTGGCTGAGGAGTCAGAAAGATGACAGAAGTGATGATGTAGCCAGTCAGTCCAacaaggaaaatggaaaacaaattcaCATGCCAACAGACTACGCGGAAGTCACC GTGGACTTCCACTGCTGGATGTGTGGGAAGAACTGCAACAGTGAGAAGCAGTGGCAAGGCCACATCTCCTCGGAGAAGCACAAGGAGAAGGTGTTCCACACCGAGGACGACCAGTACTGCTGGCAGCACCGTTTTCCAACGGGATATTTTAGTATTTGTGAGAG GTATATGAATGGTAGCTGCACAGAAGGAAACAGCTGTAAATTTGCACATGGAAATGCTGAACTTCATGaatgggaagaaagaagaaatgtccTAAAGATGAAGCTCAACAAAGCACGAAAAGATCACTTAATTGCCCCAAATGATAATGACTTTGGAAAATAtagttttttgtttaaagatttaaacTAA
- the ZC3H7A gene encoding zinc finger CCCH domain-containing protein 7A isoform X2, which produces MSSVSEERRKRQQNIKEGLQFIQSPLSYPGTQEQYAVYLRALVRNLFNEGNDVYRERDWKSSISQYTEALNIANYAKSEEILIPKEIIEKLHVNRIACYSNMGFHDQVLEDCDAVLSLNASNCKALYRKSKALSDLGRYREAYDAVAKCSLAVPQDEHVIKLTQELAQKLGFKIRKAYVRAEVSLKSGPGDGTTKALNYSVEDIEADLVPPRHEAVAPVSLPASSFPHDVGSELASVAVTPLASLLPLQGEESALPSAVLANGGRAPFAAQDMFSDDADMILGDEIDDLLDSAPEASESMMPPALVRGPLPTASVTPSLPFSASLLGTLPIGARYAPPLSFSELYPPLTSSLEDFCSSLNSFSVSESKRDLSTSTSREGTTLNNSNSSLLLMNGPGSLFASESFLGISSQPRNDFGNIFASAVTKPSSSVTPRHPLEGTHDLRQACQICFVKSGPKLMDFTYHANIDHKCKKDVLIGRIKNVEDKSWKKIRPRPTKTNYEGPYYICKDVAAEEECRYSGHCTFAYCQEEIDVWTLERKGAFSREAFFGGNGKISLTVFKLLQEHLGEFMFLCEKCFDHKPRMISKRNKDNSTSCSHPVTKHEFEDNKCLVHILRETTVKYSKIRSFHSQCQLDLCRHEVRYGCLREDECFYAHSLVELKVWIMQSETGISHDAIAQESTQYWRNVAANVPGAQVLGSQAMPESLNMKIKFVCAQCLRNGQVIEPDKNRKYCSAKARHSWTKDRRAMRVMSIEHKKWRNIRPLPTKKQMPLCNHIASGRKCQYDGNCSFAHSPEEREVWTYMKENGIQDMEQFYELWLRSQKDDRSDDVASQSNKENGKQIHMPTDYAEVTVDFHCWMCGKNCNSEKQWQGHISSEKHKEKVFHTEDDQYCWQHRFPTGYFSICERYMNGSCTEGNSCKFAHGNAELHEWEERRNVLKMKLNKARKDHLIAPNDNDFGKYSFLFKDLN; this is translated from the exons ATGTCCAGTGTGTCCGAGGAGAGACGAAAAAGGCAGCAAAACATTAAGGAAGGCCTGCAGTTCATACA GTCGCCGCTGTCGTACCCAGGAACGCAGGAACAGTATGCG GTATATCTGCGTGCTCTTGTGAGAAATCTTTTTAATGAAGGAAATGATGTTTATCGGGAGCGTGATTGGAAAAGCTCAATAAGCCAGTACACAGAAGCTTTGAATATAGCTAATTATGCAAAGTCTGAAGAAATTTTAATCCCTAAGGAAATCATTGAAAAACTGCATGTAAACCGTATTGCCTGCTATTCTAATATG GGTTTCCACGATCAAGTGTTAGAAGACTGTGATGCAGTCCTCAGTTTAAATGCCAGTAACTGCAAAGCTCTGTATCGGAAATCGAAGGCTTTGAGTGACTTGGGACGATACAGAGAAGCCTACGATGCTGTAGCAAAGTGCTCCCTCGCGGTGCCACAG GATGAACATGTGATAAAGTTAACtcaggagctggctcagaaattgggatttaaaataagaaaagcataTGTTAGAGCTGAG GTCTCATTAAAATCGGGTCCTGGGGATGGGACTACCAAG GCTTTGAATTATTCTGTGGAAGATATTGAAGCAG ATTTGGTCCCTCCGAGGCACGAGGCCGTCGCTCCCGTCTCTTTACCGGCATCCAGTTTTCCTCATGACGTTGGCAGTGAGCTGGCCTCGGTTGCTGTGACGCCCCTGGCTTCTCTGTTGCCGCTGCAAGGGGAAGAGAGTGCCCTGCCCTCCGCAGTGCTGGCCAACGGGGGGAGGGCGCCCTTCGCTGCACAGGACATGTTTTCAGATGATGCAGACATGATCCTTGGAGATGAAATTGATGACCTCCTGGATTCTGCCCCTGAAGCCAGTGAGAGCATGATG cctccagccttAGTGAGAGGACCCCTTCCGACAGCCAGCGTCACCCCTAGCTTGCCCTTTTCGGCATCTCTGTTAGGAACCTTACCCATTGGGGCGAGGTACGCTCCTCCACTCTCCTTTTCAGAACTGTATCCGCCTTTGACCTCATCCCTAGAAGATTTCTGTTcttctttaaattcattttcagtgAGTGAATCCAAAAGAG atctGTCCACCTCAACTTCTAGAGAGGGAACAACGCTTAACAACAGTAATTCTTCCCTTTTACTT ATGAATGGACCAGGTAGTTTATTTGCTTCTGAGAGTTTCCTGGGCATCTCAAGTCAGCCTAGAAATGACTTTGGAAACATTTTCGCAAGTGCAGTTACTAAGCCATCGTCATCAGTGACTCCGAGACATCCCCTGGAAGGAACCCATGACTTGAGACAAGCTTGCCAGATCTGTTTTGTAAAATCAG GCCCTAAGTTAATGGATTTCACTTACCATGCTAATATCGATCATAAGTGTAAGAAAGACGTTTTAATTGGTAGGATAAAGAATGTGGAAGATAAATCATGGAAAAAAATACGCCCAAGACCAACTAAAACAAATTACGAAGGACCATATTACATATGTAAAG ATGTTGCTGCTGAGGAGGAGTGTCGGTACTCTGGCCACTGCACTTTCGCCTACTGCCAGGAGGAGATAGATGTGTGGACGCTGGAGCGCAAGGGGGCCTTCAGTCGCGAGGCTTTCTTCGGTGGCAATGGAAAGATCAGCCTGACTGTGTTCAAACTTCTCCAGGAGCATCTCGGAGAGTTTATGTTCCTTTGTGAG aaatgttttgacCATAAACCTAGAATgataagtaaaagaaataaagataattcTACTTCCTGTTCTCACCCAGTTACAAAGCATGAGTTTGAAGACAATAA gtGCCTTGTCCACATTTTGCGAGAAACAACAGTAAAATACTCAAAAATACGTTCTTTTCATAGTCAGTGTCAGCTTGATTTATGTCGACACGAGGTCCGCTACGGCTGTTTAAGGGAAGATGAATGTTTTTATGCCCATAGTCTTGTGGAATTGAAAGTGTGGATAATGCAGAGTGAGACAG GTATCTCACATGATGCCATCGCTCAAGAGTCTACGCAATATTGGCGAAACGTGGCAGCAAATGTTCCTGGAGCGCAG gtACTTGGCAGTCAAGCAATGCCTGAGTCTCTTAATATGAAGATAAAATTTGTGTGTGCTCAATGTCTGAGAAATGGTCAAGTCATTGAaccagacaaaaacagaaaatattgtaGTGCAAAAGCAAGGCATTC GTGGACCAAAGATCGCCGTGCGATGAGAGTGATGTCTATTGAACATAAGAAGTGGAGGAACATCCGTCCTCTCCCCACAAAGAAACAAATGCCT ctATGCAACCATATTGCTTCTGGGAGAAAATGTCAGTATGATGGGAACTGTTCCTTTGCCCACAGCCCCGAGGAGCGAGAAGTGTGGACCTACATGAAGGAGAATGGCA TACAAGATATGGAGCAGTTTTACGAGCTGTGGCTGAGGAGTCAGAAAGATGACAGAAGTGATGATGTAGCCAGTCAGTCCAacaaggaaaatggaaaacaaattcaCATGCCAACAGACTACGCGGAAGTCACC GTGGACTTCCACTGCTGGATGTGTGGGAAGAACTGCAACAGTGAGAAGCAGTGGCAAGGCCACATCTCCTCGGAGAAGCACAAGGAGAAGGTGTTCCACACCGAGGACGACCAGTACTGCTGGCAGCACCGTTTTCCAACGGGATATTTTAGTATTTGTGAGAG GTATATGAATGGTAGCTGCACAGAAGGAAACAGCTGTAAATTTGCACATGGAAATGCTGAACTTCATGaatgggaagaaagaagaaatgtccTAAAGATGAAGCTCAACAAAGCACGAAAAGATCACTTAATTGCCCCAAATGATAATGACTTTGGAAAATAtagttttttgtttaaagatttaaacTAA